Proteins encoded in a region of the Geobacillus genomosp. 3 genome:
- the rocF gene encoding arginase, with protein sequence MKPISIIGVPMDLGQTRRGVDMGPSAIRYAGVIERLERLHYDIEDLGDIPIGKAERLHEQGDGRLRNLKAVAEANEKLAAAVDEVVRRGRFPLVLGGDHSIAIGTLTGVARHYERLGVIWYDAHGDVNTEETSPSGNIHGMPLAASLGFGHPTLTGIGGYSPKIKPEHVVLIGVRSLDDGEKKFIREKGIKIYTMHEVDRLGMTKVMEETIAYLKERTDGVHLSLDLDGLDPSDAPGVGTPVIGGLTYRESHLAMEMLAEAQLVTSAEFVEVNPILDERNKTASVAVALMGSLFGEKLI encoded by the coding sequence ATGAAACCAATCTCAATTATCGGTGTACCGATGGACTTGGGGCAGACGCGCCGCGGCGTCGATATGGGACCGAGCGCGATTCGCTATGCAGGTGTGATTGAGCGGCTGGAACGCCTTCATTACGATATTGAAGATTTGGGAGACATCCCGATTGGAAAGGCGGAGAGGTTGCACGAACAGGGGGATGGACGGCTGCGTAATTTGAAAGCGGTTGCGGAAGCGAATGAAAAGTTGGCCGCGGCCGTAGATGAGGTGGTCAGACGGGGGCGCTTCCCGCTTGTGCTAGGTGGCGATCATAGCATCGCGATCGGTACGCTCACCGGGGTGGCCAGGCATTATGAGCGGCTTGGAGTCATTTGGTATGATGCACACGGCGATGTCAATACCGAGGAAACGTCGCCATCCGGAAACATTCATGGTATGCCACTGGCGGCGAGTCTTGGGTTCGGTCATCCAACGTTGACGGGGATCGGCGGATACAGCCCGAAAATCAAACCGGAACATGTCGTGTTGATCGGGGTTCGTTCTCTCGATGACGGGGAGAAGAAATTTATTCGTGAAAAAGGGATCAAAATTTATACAATGCATGAGGTCGACCGGCTTGGGATGACGAAGGTGATGGAAGAAACGATCGCCTATTTAAAAGAACGGACGGACGGTGTCCACTTGTCGCTCGATTTGGATGGACTTGACCCGAGCGATGCGCCAGGGGTTGGTACGCCAGTTATTGGCGGATTGACATACCGGGAAAGCCACTTGGCCATGGAGATGCTGGCAGAAGCACAACTTGTCACTTCGGCGGAATTTGTGGAAGTGAACCCGATTTTAGATGAGCGGAATAAAACCGCTTCTGTCGCAGTAGCATTGATGGGGTCGCTATTTGGGGAGAAACTCATTTAA
- the sigW gene encoding RNA polymerase sigma factor SigW: protein MDLFIKKRIKAIRKGDQNAYADLVDLYKDKIYRLCYRMLGNRHEAEDAAQEAFIRAYIHIDKYNPDMKFSTWLYRIATNLTIDKLRKRKPDVYLDEELNGTDGLTMQAQLPSREMSPEEAVESLELQETVQRAIEQLPEKYRSVLVLKYIEDLSLQEISEILELPVGTVKTRLHRGREALRRQLGHL, encoded by the coding sequence ATGGATCTGTTTATTAAAAAAAGAATTAAGGCGATCCGAAAAGGCGACCAAAACGCATATGCGGATCTTGTCGATTTGTATAAAGATAAGATTTACCGCCTTTGTTACCGAATGCTTGGAAATCGCCATGAGGCGGAAGATGCGGCACAGGAAGCGTTTATCCGCGCTTATATTCATATTGACAAGTACAATCCCGATATGAAGTTTTCGACGTGGCTGTACCGCATTGCCACGAACTTAACGATTGATAAATTGCGAAAACGGAAGCCGGATGTGTATTTGGATGAGGAACTAAACGGTACGGACGGATTGACGATGCAGGCCCAGCTTCCTTCCCGTGAAATGTCCCCTGAAGAGGCGGTGGAAAGCTTGGAACTGCAGGAGACGGTACAGCGGGCGATTGAACAGCTGCCGGAGAAATACCGAAGCGTGCTCGTGCTCAAATACATTGAGGATTTGTCGCTGCAAGAGATTAGCGAAATTTTAGAGCTGCCGGTCGGTACGGTGAAAACGAGGCTGCATCGTGGCCGTGAAGCGTTGCGCAGGCAACTGGGCCATTTATAA
- the rsiW gene encoding anti-sigma-W factor RsiW, producing the protein MKCTKEMVLLMHSYLDGDLQPGEEQRLKEHLRSCTACATHFHELKKTVAFLQYASHVTAPPSFTSVVMGAMPKEKKTARLRRWLHGHPLLTAASLFLLLTMGSVASSWGGQGAFSVSADEHVVIRDHMVIVPEGETVKGDIVVRNGSIRIEGTVDGDVTVIHGEKYMASAGRVTGEVEEINQVFEWIWYNIKERVSRALQSLE; encoded by the coding sequence ATGAAATGTACGAAAGAAATGGTATTACTCATGCACAGCTATCTTGACGGTGATCTTCAGCCGGGTGAGGAGCAACGGCTAAAAGAGCATTTGCGTTCGTGTACCGCTTGTGCTACCCATTTTCATGAGCTAAAAAAAACGGTTGCCTTTCTACAATATGCCTCCCATGTGACCGCGCCGCCCTCGTTTACGTCAGTGGTGATGGGGGCGATGCCGAAGGAGAAAAAGACTGCACGGCTGCGCCGTTGGCTGCACGGACATCCACTGTTGACTGCCGCTTCGCTGTTTCTTCTTCTCACCATGGGAAGCGTCGCCTCCTCATGGGGAGGGCAAGGAGCGTTTTCCGTTTCAGCTGATGAACATGTGGTGATCCGCGACCATATGGTCATCGTGCCAGAAGGTGAAACTGTCAAAGGGGACATTGTCGTCCGCAATGGATCGATCCGGATTGAAGGAACGGTTGATGGGGATGTAACGGTGATCCACGGGGAGAAATATATGGCGTCGGCCGGGCGGGTGACCGGGGAAGTAGAGGAAATTAATCAAGTGTTTGAATGGATTTGGTATAATATTAAAGAGAGGGTCAGCCGTGCGCTCCAATCGCTTGAATGA
- the cdaA gene encoding diadenylate cyclase CdaA: MSFEELPILSYLLKIVDILVVWYVIYKLMMMIRGTKAIQLLKGIFLIILVRFVSNYLGLTTLQWLMDQAIIWGFLAIIIIFQPELRRALEQLGRGRLFTRSTVNEDEERLRMVEAIVKATEYMAKRRIGALISIERETGMGDYVETGIMLNAHVSSELLINIFIPNTPLHDGAVIIQKNQIAAAACYLPLSESPFISKELGTRHRAALGISEVTDSVTVVVSEETGAVSVAKNGELYRDLTIDEFRELLTGELAPAAKTAASSRWQWRGKKHG, translated from the coding sequence ATGTCCTTCGAAGAGCTCCCCATCTTGTCGTATTTATTGAAAATCGTCGACATTCTTGTTGTTTGGTATGTCATTTATAAATTGATGATGATGATTCGCGGGACGAAGGCCATTCAGTTATTAAAGGGCATTTTTTTAATTATTTTAGTCCGCTTCGTGAGCAATTATCTCGGACTCACTACACTGCAATGGCTGATGGATCAAGCGATCATTTGGGGGTTTCTCGCGATCATCATCATTTTTCAGCCGGAATTGCGGCGCGCCCTCGAGCAGCTTGGCCGCGGGCGGCTGTTTACCCGCAGTACAGTCAATGAAGATGAAGAGCGGTTGCGGATGGTTGAGGCTATCGTGAAAGCGACCGAATATATGGCGAAACGGCGCATTGGGGCGCTCATTTCCATCGAGCGGGAAACCGGGATGGGCGACTATGTTGAAACCGGAATTATGCTAAACGCGCACGTATCGTCGGAGTTGCTTATTAATATTTTCATTCCGAATACACCGCTTCATGATGGGGCAGTGATTATTCAAAAAAATCAAATTGCTGCGGCGGCCTGTTATTTGCCGTTGTCGGAGAGCCCGTTCATTTCAAAGGAGCTCGGGACGCGCCATCGGGCGGCGCTCGGCATTAGCGAAGTGACCGACAGTGTCACCGTCGTTGTATCCGAGGAAACCGGGGCGGTGTCAGTGGCGAAAAACGGCGAACTGTACCGCGATTTAACGATCGATGAATTCCGGGAACTGTTGACAGGCGAGTTGGCTCCGGCTGCGAAGACCGCCGCTTCTTCCCGTTGGCAATGGAGGGGGAAGAAACATGGATAA
- a CDS encoding YbbR-like domain-containing protein: MDKLMDHPWFIRVVSLLLAIMLYMSANIGAKPGEQTRNTFGQDNTETLIDIPVVAYYDEENLVVSGVPKYVNVTLQGPASIVKPTALQRNFEVYVDLTDLPLGTYTVPIKYKDVSEKLKVNIQPASVKVTIREKVSKRFPIGVEFFNRNKMPEGYSVGEPTVKPDAVTITGAKELIDEISFVKAIVDLEGATETLTKEARVRVYDRGGNEINVEPQPSVVEVTVPVKSPSKTVPLQVQTTGELPDGVHLVSIDPEPDRVTIYGPKEVLDQIDKLEGLTVDLDDITDDTTVELDVPSPDGVKSVDPAKVKVHIDIEKDEARTWENVPITVVGLPDSYEADFLKPLEGKITVRLIGPPDIVRGLTKDDVRLYVDVSGLDAGEHQVPIQWDKPEQVRWEPSTETAMVNISEKAVAQ; encoded by the coding sequence ATGGATAAATTAATGGACCATCCTTGGTTTATTCGTGTCGTCTCTTTATTGTTGGCCATTATGCTTTATATGTCGGCCAATATCGGGGCGAAACCCGGGGAGCAGACACGCAATACATTTGGCCAGGACAATACGGAAACATTGATCGATATCCCGGTTGTCGCCTACTATGATGAGGAAAACTTGGTCGTATCCGGCGTGCCGAAATATGTAAATGTCACGCTTCAAGGTCCGGCAAGCATCGTCAAACCGACGGCACTGCAGCGGAATTTCGAAGTGTACGTCGATTTAACCGACTTGCCATTAGGAACGTATACGGTGCCGATCAAATACAAGGATGTTTCCGAGAAACTGAAAGTGAATATTCAGCCTGCTTCGGTGAAAGTGACGATCCGTGAAAAAGTATCAAAACGCTTCCCGATCGGTGTTGAGTTTTTCAACCGAAACAAAATGCCTGAAGGCTACTCTGTCGGAGAGCCGACCGTGAAACCGGACGCTGTGACGATTACCGGGGCGAAAGAGCTGATTGACGAGATTTCGTTTGTCAAAGCGATCGTCGACTTGGAGGGAGCAACGGAAACGCTGACGAAAGAAGCACGAGTCCGAGTGTACGACCGCGGTGGCAATGAAATAAATGTTGAGCCACAGCCGTCAGTTGTGGAAGTGACCGTACCGGTAAAAAGTCCGAGCAAGACCGTGCCACTTCAAGTACAAACCACTGGGGAGCTGCCGGACGGAGTACACCTTGTTAGCATCGATCCGGAGCCGGACCGGGTGACGATTTATGGGCCGAAAGAGGTGCTCGATCAAATTGACAAGCTAGAAGGATTGACGGTCGATTTGGATGACATCACCGATGATACAACGGTAGAGCTTGACGTTCCGTCCCCCGACGGAGTAAAAAGTGTTGACCCGGCCAAAGTCAAGGTTCATATCGACATCGAAAAAGATGAGGCGCGCACATGGGAGAACGTGCCGATCACGGTTGTCGGTCTGCCGGATTCGTACGAAGCCGATTTTTTGAAGCCGCTCGAAGGGAAAATTACTGTCCGTCTCATCGGTCCGCCTGATATCGTCCGCGGTTTGACGAAGGACGATGTCCGTCTTTATGTCGATGTCAGCGGGCTCGATGCCGGCGAGCACCAAGTTCCCATCCAATGGGACAAACCGGAACAAGTCCGATGGGAGCCATCGACGGAAACGGCGATGGTCAATATTAGCGAAAAAGCAGTTGCACAATAA
- the glmM gene encoding phosphoglucosamine mutase translates to MGKYFGTDGVRGVANRELTPELAFKIGRCGGYVLTKSAERPKVLIGRDTRISGHMLEGALVAGLLSIGAEVMRLGVISTPGVAYLTKALGAQAGIMISASHNPVQDNGIKFFGPDGFKLSDEQEEEIEALIDSPEDMLPRPIGASLGQVNDYFEGGQKYLQYLKQTIDEDFSGLKIALDCAHGATSSLATYLFADLDADVITMGASPNGLNINEGVGSTHPEALAAFVKEKGADVGLAFDGDGDRLIAVDENGNIVDGDQIMYICAKYLKETGRLKHQTVVSTVMSNLGFYKALEAQGIKSVQTAVGDRYVVEEMKKNGYNLGGEQSGHIIFLDYNTTGDGMLTALQLVNIMKIKGKPLSELAGEMKKYPQLLVNVRVADKEKAMENEQVKKVIQEVEAEMNGNGRVLVRPSGTEPLVRIMAEAPTEEACRAYVERIADVVRREMGAE, encoded by the coding sequence ATGGGTAAATATTTTGGCACCGATGGTGTACGCGGGGTAGCGAATCGTGAGCTGACGCCGGAGTTGGCGTTTAAAATCGGCCGCTGCGGTGGATATGTGCTGACGAAAAGTGCGGAGCGTCCGAAAGTGTTGATCGGACGCGACACGCGCATTTCCGGGCATATGTTGGAAGGCGCCCTTGTCGCCGGACTGCTTTCGATCGGAGCGGAAGTGATGCGCCTTGGCGTCATTTCCACACCAGGCGTCGCCTATTTGACGAAAGCGCTCGGGGCACAGGCTGGCATTATGATTTCCGCCTCCCACAACCCCGTCCAAGATAACGGCATTAAATTTTTCGGCCCGGACGGGTTTAAACTGTCGGATGAGCAGGAAGAAGAAATTGAAGCGCTGATCGACAGCCCTGAGGATATGCTGCCGCGACCGATTGGCGCCTCGCTTGGCCAGGTCAATGATTATTTTGAAGGCGGACAAAAGTACTTGCAATATTTAAAGCAGACGATCGATGAAGATTTCTCAGGGTTAAAAATCGCCCTCGACTGCGCGCACGGGGCGACGTCGTCATTGGCAACGTATTTGTTTGCCGATTTGGACGCTGACGTCATCACAATGGGCGCTTCGCCAAACGGGCTGAACATTAACGAAGGAGTCGGTTCCACCCATCCGGAAGCGCTCGCTGCATTTGTCAAAGAAAAAGGAGCCGATGTCGGGCTTGCCTTTGACGGCGACGGCGACCGCCTCATTGCCGTCGATGAGAACGGCAACATCGTCGATGGCGACCAGATCATGTACATTTGCGCCAAATATTTAAAAGAAACCGGCCGCCTCAAGCACCAAACCGTCGTCTCGACCGTCATGAGCAACCTTGGGTTTTACAAAGCGCTTGAGGCGCAGGGAATCAAAAGCGTGCAAACCGCCGTTGGCGACCGCTATGTCGTCGAAGAAATGAAGAAGAACGGCTACAACCTCGGCGGCGAGCAGTCCGGACACATCATCTTCCTCGATTACAACACAACGGGGGACGGCATGTTGACAGCGCTCCAGCTCGTCAACATCATGAAAATCAAAGGCAAGCCGCTTTCCGAGTTGGCCGGGGAAATGAAAAAATACCCGCAGCTGCTTGTGAACGTCCGGGTGGCCGATAAGGAAAAAGCAATGGAAAACGAACAAGTGAAAAAAGTGATTCAGGAAGTGGAGGCAGAGATGAACGGCAATGGCCGCGTCCTCGTTCGTCCGTCAGGGACGGAACCCCTCGTGCGCATTATGGCTGAGGCTCCAACCGAAGAGGCGTGTCGCGCCTACGTTGAGCGGATCGCCGATGTCGTCCGCCGTGAAATGGGAGCGGAATAA
- the glmS gene encoding glutamine--fructose-6-phosphate transaminase (isomerizing), with the protein MCGIVGYIGYQDVKEILLRGLEKLEYRGYDSAGIAVLNENGVHVFKEKGRIADLRRIVDLNVKATVGIGHTRWATHGAPSRVNAHPHQSASGRFTLVHNGVIENYEMVKRDYLADVTFQSDTDTEVIVQLVETFVNDGLATEEAFRKTLSLLKGSYAIAMIDAQDENTIYAAKNKSPLLVGLGDGFNVVASDAMAMLHVTNRFVELMDGEMVIVTSENVTIQTLNGETIERKPFTAELDASDIEKGTYPHYMLKEIDEQPFVIRRIIQKYQDENGGLTIDQAIINEVLNADRLYIVACGTSYHAGLVGKQLIESWAKIPVEVHIASEFSYNMPLLSEKPLFLFISQSGETADSRAVLVQTNKLGHKAITITNVPGSTLSREADYTLLLHAGPEIAVASTKAYTAQIAVLAILAAAAAKAKGFELGFDLTKELAIVANVMEMLCDAKEEMENIASDYLTLTRNCFFIGRAVDYYVCLEGALKLKEISYIQAEGFAGGELKHGTIALIENGTPVIALATQEHVNLSIRGNVKEVVARGANPCVISMRGLEGDGDRFIIPAVHPDLTPLVSVVPLQLIAYYAALHRGCDVDKPRNLAKSVTVE; encoded by the coding sequence ATGTGCGGCATTGTTGGTTATATCGGTTACCAAGATGTGAAGGAAATTTTATTGCGCGGATTGGAAAAACTCGAGTATCGCGGCTACGATTCGGCGGGGATCGCCGTCTTAAATGAGAACGGGGTTCATGTGTTTAAAGAAAAAGGGCGGATCGCCGATTTGCGCCGCATCGTCGATTTGAACGTCAAGGCGACGGTCGGCATTGGCCATACGCGCTGGGCGACGCACGGGGCGCCAAGCCGGGTGAACGCCCACCCGCACCAAAGCGCCTCAGGCCGGTTTACGCTCGTGCATAACGGCGTCATCGAGAACTATGAAATGGTGAAGCGCGATTATTTGGCCGATGTCACATTCCAAAGCGACACGGACACGGAAGTGATCGTCCAGCTCGTCGAAACGTTCGTCAACGACGGACTGGCAACGGAAGAGGCGTTTCGAAAAACGCTCTCGCTGTTGAAAGGATCGTACGCCATCGCCATGATCGACGCGCAAGACGAAAACACGATCTATGCGGCGAAAAACAAAAGCCCGCTTCTCGTCGGCTTGGGCGATGGATTTAACGTTGTAGCGAGCGATGCGATGGCGATGCTGCATGTGACGAACCGATTCGTCGAACTGATGGATGGGGAAATGGTCATCGTCACGAGCGAGAACGTCACGATTCAAACGTTAAACGGTGAAACAATCGAACGGAAGCCGTTTACGGCCGAGCTCGATGCGAGCGACATTGAAAAAGGGACGTACCCGCATTACATGTTGAAAGAAATTGACGAGCAGCCGTTTGTCATCCGCCGCATCATTCAAAAATACCAAGACGAAAACGGCGGATTGACGATTGACCAAGCGATCATCAACGAAGTGCTGAACGCCGACCGTTTGTACATTGTCGCGTGCGGTACGAGCTACCACGCAGGCCTCGTCGGCAAGCAATTGATCGAGTCGTGGGCGAAAATTCCGGTCGAAGTGCATATCGCCAGCGAATTTTCGTACAATATGCCGCTGTTGTCGGAAAAACCGCTCTTCCTCTTTATTTCGCAAAGCGGCGAAACGGCCGACAGCCGCGCTGTGCTCGTGCAAACGAACAAACTCGGCCATAAAGCGATCACCATCACGAACGTCCCGGGTTCGACGCTGTCGCGCGAAGCCGACTATACGCTGCTGTTGCACGCCGGTCCGGAAATCGCCGTCGCCTCGACAAAGGCCTATACGGCGCAAATTGCCGTGCTGGCGATTTTGGCGGCGGCCGCGGCGAAAGCGAAAGGCTTTGAGCTGGGCTTTGACTTGACGAAAGAGCTCGCCATCGTCGCCAATGTGATGGAAATGCTGTGCGACGCGAAAGAAGAAATGGAAAACATCGCGAGCGACTACTTGACGTTGACGCGCAACTGCTTCTTCATCGGCCGTGCGGTGGACTACTATGTCTGCCTAGAAGGCGCGCTGAAACTGAAGGAGATCTCTTACATCCAAGCGGAAGGGTTCGCCGGCGGCGAGCTGAAACACGGCACGATCGCCTTGATTGAGAACGGCACGCCGGTCATCGCGCTTGCCACCCAAGAGCACGTAAATTTGAGCATTCGCGGCAACGTAAAAGAAGTCGTCGCCCGCGGCGCGAACCCGTGCGTCATCTCGATGCGCGGCTTAGAAGGCGACGGCGACCGCTTCATCATCCCGGCTGTCCATCCGGATCTTACGCCGCTTGTCTCCGTCGTGCCGTTGCAGCTGATCGCGTACTATGCCGCTCTGCACCGCGGCTGCGACGTCGACAAACCGCGCAACTTGGCGAAGAGCGTGACGGTGGAGTGA
- a CDS encoding cupin domain-containing protein: MPSYWTLQQDRRNFYSHGYSENLLNNRNPQIELKDYGGKPFVVNIEQAAKQNPNYRTAIWTGNHLQVTLMSIDVGGDIGLEVHPDVDQFIRIEQGQGLVQMGKRKNVLDFERNVSEDDAIMIPAGTWHNVINTGHVPLKLYSIYAPPEHPFGTIHRTKAEAKAVHR; the protein is encoded by the coding sequence ATGCCTTCTTACTGGACCCTTCAACAAGACCGGCGAAACTTTTATTCACATGGTTATTCTGAAAACTTGCTGAATAACAGGAACCCTCAAATCGAATTGAAAGATTACGGCGGGAAACCGTTCGTGGTCAATATCGAGCAAGCCGCCAAACAGAATCCGAATTATCGGACAGCGATCTGGACGGGCAACCATTTGCAGGTGACGTTGATGAGCATCGATGTTGGAGGCGATATCGGTCTGGAAGTGCATCCCGATGTCGATCAGTTCATCCGCATTGAACAAGGACAGGGGCTTGTACAAATGGGGAAACGAAAAAACGTTCTGGATTTTGAAAGGAATGTGTCCGAAGATGACGCCATCATGATTCCAGCGGGGACGTGGCATAATGTGATCAACACAGGACATGTCCCTCTGAAGCTGTATTCCATTTATGCTCCGCCTGAGCATCCGTTTGGCACGATACACAGAACGAAAGCAGAAGCCAAAGCTGTTCATCGGTGA
- a CDS encoding DUF2975 domain-containing protein codes for MKRETLFLKASLVLIGLPVLALCLFLVPALAKVAVKLVPTFPSVKYFVYVVFEASALPFYFALYQAFRLLVYIDRNDAFSEASVKALKVIKHCAVAISGLHLLSLPLFYLYAEKDDAPGVIFVGLIVPFASLVIAVFAAVLQKLLQQAIEIKQEHELTI; via the coding sequence ATGAAACGGGAAACGTTGTTTTTGAAGGCGTCTTTAGTGTTGATCGGCCTTCCGGTTTTGGCATTGTGCCTATTTTTGGTGCCTGCGCTTGCGAAGGTGGCTGTCAAGCTCGTGCCAACGTTCCCTTCGGTCAAGTATTTTGTTTATGTTGTGTTTGAGGCGTCCGCGCTGCCGTTTTATTTTGCTTTGTACCAGGCGTTTCGGCTGTTAGTGTATATTGACCGAAACGATGCGTTTTCCGAGGCGTCGGTGAAAGCACTCAAGGTCATCAAGCATTGCGCCGTCGCCATCAGCGGGCTGCATTTGCTCTCCTTGCCGCTGTTTTACTTGTACGCCGAGAAAGACGACGCTCCGGGCGTCATTTTCGTCGGCCTGATTGTGCCGTTTGCGTCGCTTGTCATCGCTGTGTTCGCCGCTGTCTTGCAAAAGCTGCTGCAGCAGGCGATCGAAATCAAACAAGAACATGAGCTTACGATTTGA
- a CDS encoding helix-turn-helix domain-containing protein, with translation MPIIVNLDVMLAKRKMSVTELSEKVGITMANLSILKNGKAKAIRFSTLEAICKALDCQPGDILEYRSEDEEANS, from the coding sequence ATGCCGATTATCGTCAATTTGGATGTCATGTTGGCCAAACGGAAAATGAGCGTGACTGAGCTGTCGGAGAAAGTCGGGATCACGATGGCGAACTTGTCGATTTTGAAAAATGGGAAAGCAAAAGCGATCCGCTTTTCGACATTGGAAGCCATTTGCAAGGCGCTCGACTGCCAGCCTGGCGATATTTTGGAGTACCGGAGCGAGGACGAGGAGGCAAATTCGTGA
- a CDS encoding DUF817 domain-containing protein has translation MKGEYGASDPFCQPLVVRTRQWTIVTALKQLIRFGWEQARSCVFPVVIFASLALTKLVPLPLLPRYDWLLVICLLMQWWMVRSGLETRDELEVITLFHIIGLALELFKVRMGSWSYPEEGYTKLFGVPLYSGFMYASVASYLCQAWRRLKVELVQWPPFWLVVPLAAAIYLNFFTHHYWVDVRWWLSSFVMLVFWRSWVTYEVGGVRYRMPLVLSFLLIGFFIWIAENIATFFGAWQYPNQAKAWSLVHLGKVSSWCLLVIVSFLIVATLKQVKKEYVDREEAGHG, from the coding sequence ATGAAAGGAGAATATGGGGCGAGCGATCCGTTTTGTCAGCCGTTGGTGGTTAGGACGCGACAGTGGACTATCGTCACGGCATTGAAGCAGCTGATTCGTTTTGGCTGGGAGCAGGCGCGATCGTGCGTGTTTCCGGTCGTCATTTTTGCCTCATTGGCGCTGACGAAGCTCGTGCCGCTTCCGCTGTTGCCGCGTTATGATTGGCTGCTTGTCATTTGCCTTCTCATGCAATGGTGGATGGTGCGGTCAGGGCTGGAAACGCGGGATGAGCTTGAGGTGATCACCTTGTTCCACATCATTGGGCTTGCGCTCGAGCTGTTTAAAGTGCGCATGGGGTCGTGGTCGTATCCGGAAGAGGGGTATACGAAACTCTTTGGCGTACCACTGTACAGCGGGTTCATGTATGCGAGCGTGGCGAGCTACCTTTGCCAGGCGTGGCGAAGGCTGAAGGTGGAGCTTGTGCAATGGCCGCCGTTTTGGCTCGTCGTTCCGTTGGCGGCGGCGATTTACTTGAATTTTTTCACCCACCATTATTGGGTGGACGTTCGTTGGTGGCTCTCAAGCTTCGTCATGCTTGTCTTTTGGCGGTCATGGGTGACGTATGAGGTCGGGGGAGTGCGCTACCGGATGCCGCTTGTTTTGTCGTTTTTGCTGATCGGGTTTTTCATCTGGATCGCGGAAAACATCGCCACCTTTTTTGGCGCTTGGCAATATCCGAACCAAGCGAAGGCGTGGAGCCTCGTTCATCTTGGGAAGGTGAGTTCATGGTGTTTGCTCGTCATTGTCAGTTTTCTCATCGTGGCGACGTTAAAGCAGGTGAAGAAGGAATATGTAGACCGGGAAGAGGCTGGCCATGGGTAG